A genomic window from Bacteroidia bacterium includes:
- a CDS encoding CoA transferase subunit A gives MSINKVVSGADEAVADIFSGATIMLGGFGLCGIPENCIAALLRLGVNQLTCISNNAGVDDFGIGLLLKTRQVKKMISSYVGENEEFERQLLSGELEVDLTPQGNLAERVRAGGAGIPAFFTPAGYGTEVATGKETREYNGKMYVLETALTADFAFVKAWKGDTAGNLIYKYTARNFNPMMAAAGKITIAEVEELVPAGTLDPNHIHTPGIYVQRIFQGTNYEKRIEQRTTQK, from the coding sequence ATGAGTATTAACAAAGTAGTTTCTGGTGCTGATGAAGCCGTTGCAGATATATTTTCTGGTGCTACAATTATGTTGGGCGGTTTTGGCCTGTGTGGTATTCCGGAAAATTGTATTGCCGCATTACTGCGCTTAGGAGTAAATCAACTGACTTGCATTTCTAACAACGCAGGAGTAGATGATTTTGGAATTGGTCTTTTGCTTAAAACACGGCAAGTAAAAAAGATGATTTCCTCTTATGTTGGTGAAAATGAGGAGTTTGAAAGACAACTACTTTCAGGAGAATTAGAAGTTGATTTAACGCCTCAGGGAAATTTAGCGGAGCGGGTGCGGGCTGGCGGGGCAGGTATTCCAGCATTTTTTACTCCGGCAGGCTATGGAACAGAAGTTGCCACGGGCAAAGAAACCCGCGAATACAACGGCAAAATGTATGTGTTAGAAACCGCTTTAACGGCAGATTTTGCATTCGTAAAAGCATGGAAAGGAGATACAGCCGGGAATCTTATCTACAAATATACCGCCCGAAACTTTAACCCGATGATGGCTGCCGCCGGAAAAATTACCATTGCAGAAGTAGAAGAACTTGTGCCGGCAGGAACTCTTGACCCCAATCACATTCATACCCCCGGAATCTATGTGCAGCGAATCTTTCAAGGAACTAACTACGAAAAACGAATAGAACAGCGCACCACCCAAAAATAA
- a CDS encoding CoA transferase subunit B, with protein MLDKFQIARRIALEIKDNTYVNLGIGIPTLVANYIPAGLNVFLQSENGLLGMGAFPKEDAVDPDLINAGKQTVTTLPGASFFDSAESFAMIRGGHVDLTVLGAMEVSDTGDIANWKIPGKMVKGMGGAMDLVASAKHIIVAMQHCDKKGNSKLLPQCSLPITGLKCVKRIVSDLAVLDIIPEGFLLKERAPGISVAEIKSKTAGRLIIPSEDIPEMQFA; from the coding sequence ATGCTTGATAAATTTCAAATAGCCCGCCGTATTGCCTTGGAAATCAAGGATAACACTTATGTAAACTTAGGAATAGGTATTCCAACATTGGTTGCAAATTATATTCCAGCAGGGCTGAACGTCTTTTTACAGTCAGAGAACGGACTTTTAGGTATGGGAGCTTTTCCCAAAGAAGATGCTGTGGATCCGGATTTGATAAACGCAGGTAAACAAACCGTAACTACTTTACCCGGAGCCTCTTTCTTTGATTCTGCCGAAAGTTTCGCTATGATTCGCGGCGGTCACGTGGACCTAACGGTGCTTGGAGCTATGGAAGTTTCAGATACCGGCGATATTGCCAACTGGAAAATTCCCGGCAAAATGGTCAAAGGTATGGGAGGAGCTATGGACTTAGTCGCCTCCGCAAAACATATCATCGTAGCTATGCAACATTGCGACAAAAAAGGTAACTCAAAATTGCTACCACAATGTTCCCTGCCAATTACCGGCTTAAAGTGTGTTAAACGAATCGTATCTGACTTAGCTGTGTTGGATATTATTCCAGAAGGCTTTTTGCTCAAAGAGCGCGCTCCGGGAATTTCAGTAGCAGAAATAAAATCAAAGACAGCCGGCCGCCTGATAATCCCCTCCGAAGATATTCCGGAAATGCAATTTGCTTAA
- the ftcD gene encoding glutamate formimidoyltransferase has translation MSKILISCVPNFSEGRNKAVLDEIAQSIRAVSGVSLLHIDPGVSTNRTVFTFVGSPEDVIEAAFQAIQTASTLIDMRLHTGAHPRMGATDVCPLVPLSGITWQELVPYSIQLAKRVGTELNIPVYLYEYSASASYRNNLSVIREGEYEGFFTKIKHPEWAPDFGPLEFNAKSGATVIGVREFLVAYNVNLNTKSVRLANSVAFDVRENGRVRTVDGKPTGKPIIGPDGEPERIPGMLKHCKGIGWYVEEYGIAQVSMNLTNLGETPLHKAFEACETSAQQRGLRVTGSEIVGLVPQKCLIEAGRYFLERQGRSTGIPENDLIEIAVKSLGLNELSPFVVPERVIEYAAFKSANSLVALTVSDFVHEVSRESPAPGGGSVSALIGSLGAALGAMVANLSAGKRGWEDKLLKFSDISSELQLIKQSLLETVDQDTDAFKAVMDAFSLPKSSESEKKDRQQAIQKANLEAALVPFRAMQTAIALYPPLIELIQNGNPSSVTDALVGALCAYTCVYGCAYNVQINLQSIDDKEITKDLISKVTALKAESLKNLNQIELLANEKLP, from the coding sequence ATGTCAAAGATATTAATCTCATGCGTTCCTAACTTTAGTGAAGGGCGAAATAAGGCAGTTTTGGATGAAATTGCGCAGTCAATACGTGCAGTATCTGGAGTCAGCCTTTTGCATATAGACCCGGGTGTAAGCACTAACCGAACCGTATTTACCTTTGTCGGAAGCCCTGAAGATGTAATAGAAGCAGCTTTTCAGGCAATCCAAACGGCTTCAACTTTGATTGATATGCGGCTGCATACAGGTGCGCACCCGCGTATGGGCGCAACAGACGTTTGTCCCTTAGTGCCACTATCCGGTATCACTTGGCAAGAATTAGTGCCTTATTCGATACAATTAGCTAAACGGGTAGGAACAGAATTAAATATTCCGGTCTATTTATATGAATATTCGGCTTCTGCCTCTTACCGGAATAACCTCTCGGTTATTCGAGAGGGCGAATACGAAGGCTTTTTTACCAAAATAAAACATCCTGAATGGGCACCGGATTTTGGCCCACTCGAGTTTAACGCAAAAAGCGGTGCTACGGTTATTGGCGTTCGGGAATTTTTGGTTGCTTATAATGTAAACCTAAACACAAAATCTGTGCGTTTAGCAAATTCGGTAGCATTCGATGTTCGTGAAAATGGCAGAGTTCGTACAGTAGATGGGAAACCTACCGGAAAACCCATCATCGGGCCGGACGGAGAGCCGGAACGCATCCCCGGTATGCTGAAACACTGCAAGGGAATTGGCTGGTATGTAGAAGAATACGGAATTGCCCAAGTCTCCATGAACCTGACCAATTTAGGGGAAACTCCTTTACACAAAGCCTTTGAAGCCTGTGAGACTTCAGCCCAACAGCGTGGTCTAAGGGTTACCGGCTCAGAAATAGTGGGTCTCGTACCCCAAAAGTGCTTGATAGAAGCCGGTAGATATTTTTTGGAACGGCAAGGCCGTAGTACCGGAATCCCTGAAAATGATCTCATTGAAATAGCAGTTAAATCACTGGGATTAAATGAACTATCACCATTTGTAGTGCCAGAACGGGTGATTGAATATGCTGCATTTAAGTCAGCTAATTCATTGGTAGCATTGACGGTATCTGATTTTGTGCATGAGGTATCCCGAGAATCTCCGGCACCGGGCGGTGGATCTGTTTCCGCCTTGATAGGTTCATTGGGAGCAGCGTTGGGAGCTATGGTTGCTAATCTTTCTGCCGGAAAGCGCGGCTGGGAAGATAAATTGCTGAAATTCAGTGATATATCAAGTGAGTTACAGCTTATTAAGCAATCATTGTTAGAAACTGTTGACCAAGATACAGATGCTTTCAAAGCTGTTATGGATGCTTTTTCGTTACCTAAGTCTTCGGAATCAGAAAAAAAAGATAGACAGCAGGCTATTCAAAAAGCAAATTTAGAGGCTGCTCTTGTACCTTTTCGGGCAATGCAAACAGCAATAGCACTTTACCCACCATTGATAGAACTCATACAAAATGGGAATCCGAGTTCTGTAACAGATGCGTTGGTGGGTGCGTTATGCGCATATACTTGCGTTTATGGATGCGCCTATAATGTGCAGATAAATCTACAAAGCATTGATGATAAGGAAATAACTAAAGATTTAATCTCCAAAGTAACTGCTTTAAAAGCAGAATCTCTAAAAAACTTGAACCAAATAGAGCTATTGGCAAACGAAAAGCTACCTTAA
- a CDS encoding lamin tail domain-containing protein — protein sequence MRIRFLLFWGIFLPLFSIGQVRLLRFVPGSYRADNLHLIELYNYGNSAVSIGGWLIVTRDYSVRIPLKANIQAKQVYRIGKKQQYEKLHLELSSAADFLIRMYSKKVEGNYVIVFDHAMRIMDAFYYSWIPEVPFLPDSGICILANQDIIHFNIPTEKNPVWKYFSIGDDPAIGFAQQNGKWRPISSNIHKTHQSVGFGNFSGRYKGKQVELRFDTQYEDNPQIITIQRSTDQEHFKDIATITPTGSNRSNQEYLYLDSEIAYNKLYYYRIKAVGIPGQEVYSKTVEVQTKEISLEFWMDIFPDTPHTGQGFNLRIYSAYSQYIRVILLDTTMRDRLTVYSNYINAESQLLIQVLKNIPAGTYWILATTDRIRYRKKIVIQ from the coding sequence ATGCGAATAAGGTTTCTGCTGTTTTGGGGCATCTTTTTACCACTGTTTAGTATTGGGCAAGTTCGTCTTTTGCGGTTTGTTCCCGGAAGCTATCGTGCAGATAACCTGCACCTTATAGAATTGTATAATTACGGAAATTCGGCTGTTTCTATAGGAGGCTGGCTGATTGTAACCAGAGATTATTCGGTACGTATCCCGCTGAAAGCCAATATTCAAGCTAAACAAGTTTATAGAATTGGGAAAAAGCAGCAATATGAAAAGTTGCACTTAGAGCTGTCTTCGGCGGCTGATTTTTTGATTCGGATGTATAGCAAAAAAGTGGAAGGCAACTATGTTATTGTTTTTGACCATGCTATGCGAATTATGGATGCTTTCTATTATAGTTGGATTCCAGAAGTGCCTTTTTTGCCGGATTCCGGAATTTGTATTTTAGCGAATCAAGATATTATTCACTTTAATATACCTACCGAAAAAAATCCTGTTTGGAAATATTTCTCAATAGGAGACGACCCTGCCATTGGCTTTGCACAACAAAATGGTAAATGGAGGCCAATTAGTTCAAATATCCATAAAACACATCAGAGCGTTGGTTTTGGAAACTTTTCGGGAAGATACAAGGGAAAGCAAGTAGAACTCCGCTTTGATACCCAATACGAAGATAACCCGCAAATAATTACTATACAGCGCAGTACAGACCAAGAGCATTTTAAGGATATTGCTACGATAACTCCAACAGGTAGTAATCGATCTAATCAAGAATATTTATATTTAGATTCAGAAATTGCCTACAACAAACTGTATTATTATCGGATTAAGGCTGTGGGGATACCCGGACAAGAGGTTTACTCTAAAACGGTTGAGGTTCAGACCAAAGAAATTTCTCTTGAATTTTGGATGGATATTTTTCCCGATACACCACATACCGGACAAGGATTTAACCTCAGAATTTACTCAGCATATTCACAATATATCAGGGTTATTTTGCTGGATACAACTATGCGAGATAGACTAACAGTGTATTCTAACTATATCAATGCAGAATCACAGCTACTTATCCAAGTGCTGAAAAATATCCCTGCCGGCACTTATTGGATATTGGCTACAACTGACCGTATCCGCTACCGAAAGAAGATAGTTATACAATAA